The Nonlabens sp. Hel1_33_55 genome contains the following window.
AGGAAAAACATCACACCAACTGCTATAAAAACGGTAAGGCTAGAATCGGCAAAATTGCTAAATACGTAGGATAGCGTGCTTTTCACTTGTTCGCCGTCAATTGCTGGGACTACATCAAAACCTACGTAATCTTCAATTTGCCTGATTTGTGTTCTTATTTGTTCCGTGATTTGATCGCTATTAGCAACTGCATCTTTGATTTGCGAGGTGAAAAGAAGTCCTAGACCTGCTACAGGTAATAAGATGACAATGACACTTACAACCAAAAGAAGCGTTGCCGCAACCCAGGGTTTCCAGCCTTTTTCTTCAAAAAACCGTTGGGCTGGAACTAGTAATACATAAAGAGTAACGGCAGCGAGAACACCACCTAAATAGGGAAGCATTTCATAGATGATGAGCACTGCTGCCACCATGAGAATGAGAACGACAAAAATCTGTCTTATAATACTGGCTGGAATTTTTTGTTGCATAATTAGTTGTTGCGTAGAGCATTAATAAGTTCCTGCTTATTCATTTTTGAGCGGCCGTCAATTCCTACTTTCTTAGCTTGTTCGTAGAGCTCATCTTTGGTGCGCTCCTCATATTTTTCTGCATTACCACCTTTTTTTCCACTGTCTGGAGTATTAGCAATGCGCGCTGCTTTTTCTTGAGAATATCCTTTGTCCCTCAACGCATCATATTGCTCCTCATTTTTTATGCTAGGTCTGCCCATCTTTTTTATTTAAAGATAGATAGAAGCTTTACAGACTTTTCCTATAAAAAGGCTAAGATTTGATCAACGACTTCTGGAGTGTGAAGACTATGGCCACCTGTTTTTGAAGTATAGGTTGTGGCGTTTTTTAATCCTGCTGCAATAGACGCCATGCTTTTGTAGCTTACAATAGCATCCTGCTCGCTATGAACCAGTAGAACTTCTGCATCAATGTCTTTGACAAAATCTGCAGTATTGAAATCAGAAATATGAAACCCGTAGTATTTGTAAAGTAGGTCGTCCATTCCATGATAGACCTTATCGTTGAATCCAGTGAGGCGTTGATAGCCTCTCATGATTTTATCAAAGCGATCTGGACCACCCAATAGGACTAATTTTTCCAGATACGTATGCGGATTTTTAGATTCCTGATAAACCGTCGCCATGGCTCCAACGCTATGGGCAATAACAATTTCTGGATGAAATAAATCCATTACCTTTTTTATTTCTCTAGAATATTTAACAGCATTAAAATCTGTGCCAGTAGAAGCACCATGAGCAGGTGCGTCAATTGAGATGATATTATAATCTAGTTTCTGTAAAGGTTCAATCAAATATTTCCATCGCCACGAATTGGATTCCCAGCCATGAATCAATAAAATCGTTTTACCATTTCCTTTCCAATGATATAGCTGAATAAAACCTTCTTCTGTGATCAGCTTTTGTTTGCGGGCTGTATCTAAAAATTCATTTTGAAAAGGTTGAATTTTTCCTGCTCGTGGATAGCTAAATACACCTAATGCGAGTTTGCCTGCTTTCTCTTTTGAAAAAACAGAAACTGTGTTAAAATAAAAGCCGTACAATTTAGGTACGGCTTTGTTTATCAAACTTTTTAGCATCGTATTACCAGCTTATGAATACAAATTCTGGTGTTGCCGTATCAGGAATCATGGTGTTTTCTATAGTTGCACTCATGTCAAATTTCACTTCGGCAGGTAATTCTTCCTTGTCTATGGTGAAGTAAAAATTCTGATCATTGACCCAAACTACAGCGCTATTAATCATGTTGTCGATACTGCTCACTTTATAAGTCTCGCTGATCGTTTTGAAATCACTGTCAACACTAATACCTTCTGCAGTGACATATCTCTCGTCATGCACTCTAATATTTTCAATGGTTGAGGTGCTGTCTGCATCATAAGGAGTTAGAGACAATAAGTGTTTACCACCTTTTTCATAGATCTCAATGGTATTGGGGCCGTTTGCAAATTCATCTCCTTTTACAGGATTTACAATGCTGTCCATTGCAAAAAGGCTATCCACTTGATACACCATGGCATCTTTAGTCAACATTCCTATGCGATCCTTGTTCCACTCAAACGGATTTTGCTCCTCTGCACAGCTGGCAAGAAAGGTTATAGTAACTAGTATAAAAAGTAACTTTTTCATATAAAAATTTAAGGTTGTAAAATTACGTTGACTGTTGGGACTAGCCAATTAATAAATGGTTTGTTTCTAGTAGATGTTTGTGGCTTTTTCGCTTTCGCGAAAGCGAACTTATCATCGTCTTTTCACATCCTAACAAACAACTTAAAAACTACCTATTGACGTTTCAAGGATTCCATTCTGCTTTTGTAAGTATCATCGGGATTGAGCTCATAAGCTTTTGTGGCAAACTCCAATGCTTTTTCAAAATCACCCGTGCTTTCATAATACTTTGACATAAAATGATATGGGCTGGAGCTTTCAGGATAATATTCCAGCGAGAAGTCAAGGAACATTTTTGATTTCTCAAATTGCTCCATGTCTAGACTCATGTCACCTAGAATAGTAAGCAACTCTTCAGGATAGGGCGCCACTTGATAACCAAAACGATCTTCCAGCTTCTGAGCGCGATATTTTACGATCTCAAAAAGCTCTTCGTTAGAAGTTTCCGGAGAATTAAATTTATCAGTGTTTTCCATTTGATACCAATCAAAAGTGGCTATCATTCCATCCATGATCGATGGAAATGCAATCGTGCCATGTAAATCTCGAGGATAAAACTTCCAATCAAAATCCAACTCGTTTGCAGAGTGCTCTCTAACCATGTCTGCAAAGGCGATGTTTGATCTAGGAAATACGGTGAAGTCAGTCGAATCTTTTACCACATTTTCTAGCGTCATTTCAGGATCAAGCATACTTAACTGACCGTTGAGAGACATAAAGAGGCTTTTTCCTTTATAATCTTGGGTAGCTAATTTTGTATTGGATTCCTCTAATAATTTTTGATCATCCCAGTCTAAACTAGGATCAATGGCGAGGTAATTTGAAAATAATTCTGGATGATGGATCAAGGAGTAAATGGTAAACAAACCACCATAGGAATGACCAATGAGTGTCCTGAACTGGGTCACTGGATATTTGTTCTCTATAAAAGGAATCAGCTCTTTCTCCATGAACTGAAGAAATGCTTCAGCTTTTCCATTTTCCTCATTGAAGGGCATCCCGTATTTTTCATTTATAGTTGATGTGGTGAGGTCTCGAACTCTATTTTCTGCATTAGAGATTCCAACTAGAATCATCTCTGGTGTAAAACCACCGCTATAAAAGCTCTGTACATTTTTTACGGTTGGTAAAAGAACCTCTCCATCTAAAATGTAAACCACAGGATATTGTTGTGATCCATTGTTTTGAAAACCGTCGGGTAATTCTATATAAATCTCCCTGTTTTCATTAAGGATTTCCGAATAAAGGATATCCACAACACCTGTTTTTTCCAAATAACTTTTGCCTGGATCCTTTTGAGAAGCACAGGTAAGACTGACTAAAATTAATAAGCTGGCAGTCAATATATATCTAATCATTTTTGAGATTTAATGTTTGAACTCGGCTCGTTAGGTTGCATGGATTAAGAGCGCGAGAATAATAGTTATGGCTACTTCATCGCCTTACCCAGAATTCCTAATACACCTCTAATAAAAGTAGCACTGGTCAAAACTTTGATAATTGGGTTTTGTCTTGTGCTTCTCCTTCCAGAAGAACTGGAGCTTGAAGTTTTGGCTCGCTCTTTCTTTGCTTTTTCTTTAATCTCATCCTCATGTGCTTTATCCATTTTCTCCTGCAGCATTTCCTCAGCACTCTCACGATTGATGGACTCGTTGTACTTGTCCGTTAGTTCAGAGTCTGCGATGAGGTCATCCAGTTCGCGGTCTGTCAATACATCCATGCGGCTTTCTGGTGCGCGCAATAATGTTGCTGCAAGTGGACTAGGTCTACCTTTTTCATCCAATGCCGATATAAAGGCTTCACCTATTCCTAGCGAAGTCAAAACTTCTGCGGTATCATAGAATTCTGTGATCGGATAATTTTGTGCCGTCAGTTTGATCGCTTTACGGTCTTTTGCTGTGAAGGCACGTAAGGCATGCTGCACCTTCAAACCTAGCTGACTCAAAACGCCTTCTGGTATATCGGTTGGGTTTTGAGTGACGAAATAAAGGCCAATTCCTTTAGACCGAATCAGTTTTACGATGCTCTCGATTTGATCAAGCAAAGCTTTACTAGCATTATCAAAAATCAAATGCGCTTCATCAATAAAGAGTACTAATTCCGGTCTATCACTATCACCTTGTTCTGGGAATGTACTGTAGATTTCTGCCAGTAGGCTCAACATAAAAGTTGAGAACAATTTGGGCCTATCCTGAATATCTGTAAGCCGAATCACATTTACATATCCAAGTCCGTTTTTATCTTTTCGTACTAGATCTTTCACCTCAAAACTACGCTCACCAAAAAACAGTTCAGCGCCTTGCTGTTCCAACTCCACCAACTTACGCATGATAGCGCCGGTAGATGAAGTTGATATACGACCATATTCTGCTTGAAACTCTTCTTTTCCAGCACCGGTGGCAAATTGTAATACCTTTTTAAGATCACGTAGATCCAGCAATGGCAATTTATTATCGTCACAGTATTTGAAAACGACGCTAATAATTCCCGCTTGAGTTTCAGTGACGTCAAGTATACGGGAAAGTAGGACTGGTCCAAATTCGCTAACCGTGGCACGCATGCGTACACCTTCCTGCTCTGATATGGTTAGAATTTCTGTTGGGCTGGATCGCTTTTTAAAATCGAGACCTATCATCTCATGACGTTCATCAATCTTTACATGTCCTTCACTTGCGGCAGCAATACCAGATAGGTCACCTTTAATGTCCATCAATAAGGAAGGCACACCATGTTGTGATAACTGCTCGGCAATAATTTGTAGTGTTTTGGTTTTACCAGTTCCAGTGGCTCCAGCTATTAAACCATGACGGTTCATGGTTTTTAAAGGGATTTTGACGTGAGAGCCAGTAATGGCTTGGCCGTCAAGCATCGCTGCACCCATGATAATGGATGCTCCTTTGGGATTGTAACCTTCTTGAATGCTTTTTACAAAATCTTCTTTTCTGGACATGGATTATGATTTGAAGCAAAAGTAAAAGAAAATCAAGTGGTTGAAAAGAAGAGTGTTCTCGGCTATAGAAAACAAAATCAACATCCAAATGCTATTGCCTTTAAACCACTCAAACTTTTCCTAGTAGACCATAATTAATTATTTTTGCAGCCGCATGAAAGAGACGATTGAAAATAAGGTGAACGCAGGGCTAATGTTGCCACTCATGGAAGAATTTTACACCATTCAAGGTGAAGGATTTCACACGGGAACAGCGGCCTATTTTATAAGAATAGGTGGTTGTGATGTAGGGTGCCACTGGTGCGATGTAAAAGAAAGCTGGAATGCAGAAACTCATCCACCTACATCCATTGAGCAAATTGTTGACCATGCAGATAAGTGGAGTAAAACGATTGTGATAACCGGTGGTGAGCCATTGACGTGGAACATGCAACCGTTGACCAGGGCGCTCAAGGATCGCGATATGACGGTCCATATAGAGACGAGCGGCGCTTATCCTTTGACTGGGATTTGGGACTGGATTTGCCTATCTCCCAAAAAGATTAAGATGCCCGTTCCAGAAATCTATAAAAAAGCAAACGAGCTTAAGGTTATCGTTTATAATAAAAATGATTTCGCTTTCGCGAAAGCGGAATCCCAAAAAGTCTCTGCAAACTGTCAGTTATTCTTGCAACCAGAATGGTCTGTGCGGGAAAAAATGATACCGTTAATCACGGAGTTTGTAATGGAAAACCCAGAATGGCGGGTTTCCCTACAAACACATAAATACTTGAATATTCCCTAGTCCTCGCTAGCTACATCAAAATGTAGGCTTGCAATGCGGTCGTCCCAACCCATAAAAATGGTACCGCCATCAATCTCCTCGATAATTCTGATAGAAAAATTCTCGATCGTTTCAGGAGCTGATGATACATTCATTTCTGTTGTGAAAACATCATATTGATTATCATATCTCGTTCCCCATTGCGTGGTCTGTCCATTCAGGATAAACTTCCATTGATCTTCATCTGGTACGGTAAATATGCTATAGGTACCAGCTTCAATAGTCTCGTCATTAATTATCACATCTTTGTAGAAGGTAACTTCAGTAGCTTCGTTAGCTCCAGTTCTCCAGACTTGACCATAAGGAACTAACTTACCAAAAACAACACGATCTTTCTTTGCAGGCCTGCTATAAATGATACGTGCTATTGCGGCCTGATCGTCGCCACGGTACATCACTACATCTAGCGGACTCTTATCCAAGCCAGTGAAAGCAAGGTCTTGTGCTGTGGTCAATTGGCTAATAAACAACAGGCTGAAAAAAGGAATTAAAATTTTCATGTTTTGGATTTTTTAGTACAACAAATATTCTTCAATAATATTGCCGTTCATTATTAATAATTTGTTAATAACTTAACAAGGCTAATAACGTCAAACAACCTATAAACACTAATGGTTCACTATATTTGTTTATTACGCAGTATAGCAAAATTTACAAGGATTTTATGAGCGAGGATAACAAGAAAAATTACGGTGCTGACCAGATTCAGGCATTGGAAGGAATGGAGCATGTGCGCATGCGTCCGTCCATGTATATTGGTGATGTGGGAACACGTGGATTGCACCACTTAGTTTATGAAGTAGTCGATAACTCCATTGACGAGGCACTAGCTGGTCATTGTGATAATATCGAGGTTATTATTAATGAGAATAACAGTGTAACCGTGACTGATGATGGTCGTGGTATACCTGTAGATATTCACAAGAAAGAAGGCGTGTCTGCACTACAAGTTGTAATGACTAAAATAGGTGCAGGTGGAAAATTTGATAAGGATTCCTATAAGGTTTCCGGTGGACTTCACGGTGTAGGTGTGAGTTGTGTAAATGCTCTTTCTGATCATTTGAAAGCAACCGTTTATCGTGATGGTAAGATTTACGAGCAAGAGTATGAACGTGGTAAAGCCATGTATCCTGTAAGAGAGGCAGGAACTACTGATAAACGCGGTACGGTCATTACTTTTTTACCAGACAGATCGATTTTCCAACAAACAGTAGAGTACAATTATGTAACGCTAGCCAATCGCCTGCGTGAACTTTCTTTTTTAAATAAAGGAATACGCATTGTACTAATAGATCGCCGCGTCAAAGACGAGAACGGTAATATCATTGAAGAGGTGTTCCAATCAGAAGAAGGATTAAAAGAATTTATCCGTTTCCTAGACGACACACGTCACCCAATCATTGCAGATGTTATCTCGATGGAAGGTGAGAAAAATGATATACCTGTTGAGGTCGCAATGATCTACAACGATAGTTATTCAGAGAATTTGCATTCCTATGTAAATAATATCAATACGCATGAAGGTGGTACGCATTTAAGTGGATTCCGTCGTGGATTGACAACTACATTAAAGAAGTATGCAGATGCTTCTGGACTATTGGATAAGTTGAAGTTTGATGTCTCTGGAGATGACTTTAGAGAAGGTTTGACGGCTATCATATCGGTAAAGGTTCAAGAGCCGCAATTTGAAGGACAGACGAAGACCAAGTTGGGTAACCGTGAGGTGACCAGCGCCGTTTCTCAGGCAGTTTCTCAAATGTTGGAAGATTACCTTGAAGAGAATCCAGCAGATGCTAAAACGATTGTTCAAAAAGTAATTCTTGCTGCAACTGCTAGACACGCAGCTCGCAAAGCTCGCGAGATGGTGCAACGCAAAACCGTAATGAGCGGTGGTGGATTGCCAGGTAAACTTTCTGACTGCTCAGAAACAGATCCAGAAATCTGTGAAGTATTCCTTGTTGAGGGAGATTCTGCGGGTGGAACGGCAAAAATGGGACGTGACCGTAATTTCCAAGCGATCATGCCATTGCGTGGTAAGATTCTCAACGTTGAGAAAGCCATGCAACACAAAGTTTTTGAAAATGAAGAAATCCGTAATATATATACCGCTTTAGGAGTAACTATTGGTACTGAAGAAGATTCAAAAGCTTTGAATCTTGATAAACTACGTTATCACAAGGTAGTCATCATGTGTGACGCGGACATTGATGGTTCCCACATTGCAACTTTGATCTTGACTTTCTTCTTTAGATACATGAGAGAGTTGGTGGAGAAAGGTTACATATATATCGCAACACCACCATTGTACCTACTTAAAAAAGGTTCTAAAAAACGTTATGCTTGGTCCAATAAAGAGCGTGATGAAATCAATGAAGAATTTGGTGGATCAGCCGCTATCCAACGTTATAAAGGTTTGGGAGAAATGAATGCAGATCAATTGTGGGACACTACCATGAATCCTGAATTCAGAACCTTGAGACAAATTACGATCGAGAGTCTTCCTGAAGCAGATCGTGTATTCTCTATGCTTATGGGTGATGAAGTTCCGCCTCGTCGGGAATTCATTGAGAAAAACGCCATTTACGCAAATATCGACGCATAACCGTTTGTCGATTGAACTAAAAGAATCCTGCATCTTGAACTAGATGCAGGATTTTTTCGTTTATTGATCAACCCTAAATCATTAAACATGAAAAAATATATTGTCACCCTAGCAATATTGATATCATTTAATTTATCAAAAGCCCAAGATGGAATTTCTGACGTATTAGCTGCAGGAGTTGAAGCTGCGGCATTATTCACAAATTCCTACACAGAACCAGCCGCAGAAGCTTTTTCATATAATCTATCTGCTGGTTGGTATGACGATGCTCGTGTACTTCCTAAAGGAAAGTTTAATTTCATTGTGAGAGCACAAGCTACATTCTCAAAAGATGAAGACAAGTCCTTTCTATTGGATCCTTTAGTATATCAGGATATTATTCAGAATTCCTATGACAATACCAATAATCCGCCGGCAGATGTTACCGTGACCTTTGGAGATGATTCTACAACTCCACGATTAATTGCTACCGCATTGGGTCAAAATGATCCATCACAATCACTTGTCATAATAACCAGAGACCGCACTACCGGCATTCAAACAGATCGCTCTGTGATTGAATTGCCTCAAGGTCTGGGCGATGCAGGTGTCGATGTTGTTCCATCTGCTTTCATTCAGGCAGGATTTGGGCTAGGTGCTGGACTCGAGCTCAAGGCAAGATTTGTTCCCAGAACCCAAATTGATGAAGCAGAAATCGCCATTTATGGTGGTGCCATCCAGTGGCAGGTATCAGATGTACTGGATAAAAACGATGTGTTGCCGGTTGAGGTTTCGGTTTTGGCAGGTTATAGTGTGCTTGACGCCATGTATGATTTTGAGGATGGTGCCGTGGTAGATGGCGAGGATCAGCGGCTGGAAACTAAATCTGGTAGTTTGACACTTTCATTAATCGCGGGAACAGACTTTAAAGTGCTCAACTTTTACGGTGGTGTGAATTTCAACGCCGGTACGACAGAAACCGATTTGTTGGGAACCTATACCGTGCGCAGCTCTGGCAGTATTTTCCCGATTGGTCAAACCTTTGAAGACCCTATATCTGTTAAGACAGACGTTAGCTCCATGTTAGGAACTGTTGGGACAAAACTGACTCTCGGCTTTTTCCAGATCAATGCGGGTTACACCTTTGGAGAATTTGATACCCTTAACGGTGCGATAGCCTTCAAATTTTAGAACATTTTTTCAAAACCTTGAAACTGATCGGCTTTGCCAACCTTTGAGATAGATTTAATTATAAATAAATCCTATTTCAATATCTTTATGGATTGTAAAGAGTTCGCTTCCGCGAAAGCGAAATTATTAATCAACATTTAAACACATTTTATGAAAGTTACCGTAGTAGGAGCAGGCGCTGTAGGCGCAAGTTGTGCAGAATATATCGCTATAAAGAATTTTGCTAGCGAAGTCGTCTTGCTGGATATCAAGGAAGGATTTGCAGAAGGTAAGGCCATGGATTTGATGCAGACCGCATCCCTTAATGGTTTTGACACTAAAATAACTGGTGTGACCAACGATTATTCAAAAACTGCTGGTAGCCATATCGCTGTAATTACATCAGGAATACCACGTAAACCTGGTATGACTCGTGAAGAATTGATAGGAATTAATGCTGGGATCGTGAAATCGGTTTCAGAGAGTATTGTAAAAGAATCACCAGACGTGATTTTGATCGTGGTTTCCAACCCAATGGATACGATGACATACCTAGCTCACCAATCAACTGGACTTCCTAAACACAGAATTATAGGAATGGGTGGCGCTCTAGATAGTGCACGTTTCAAATACAGACTTGCGGAGGCTCTTGAAGCTCCAATATCTGATGTAGACGGCATGGTGATAGGTGGTCACAGTGATACCGGTATGGTGCCATTAACAAGACTAGCAACCCGCAATAGTGTTCCTGCAAGCGAATTTTTAAGTGAAGATCGCTTGAATCAAGTGATGGAAGATACTAAAGTTGGTGGAGCTACATTAACTAAATTATTGGGTACAAGTGCATGGTACGCTCCAGGTGCTGCGGTTTCTGGACTGGTACAAGCTATTGCCTGCGACCAGAAGAAAATCTTCCCATGTAGTACACTTCTTGACGGTGAGTATGGTTTATCTGATCTTTGTATAGGTGTTCCGGTAGTATTAGGAGCAAATGGAATAGAGAAGATCGTAGAGATCGAACTTTCTGATGCAGAAAAAGAGCATCTACATAAGAGCGCAGAAGGCGTTAAGGCGACTAACGACCTATTGTAAAAAACTAAATTTATATACAAAACCGCTCTTCAGGAGCGGTTTTTTTATGGAATGAATTTGCCACTTTCTCAATGATCGTTGCTAGGTAAGGACATTGTGGAATGTACGTTTTCGCTAAAGCGAACACCGCACAAGCCTAGAAATAAATTTTAACTCATTGTATTTCAGTAGGGTTGCGATTTAAATTTTAATTGCTAAAAGATACTCGAAAGCCTATATTTGCTCGTTCAAATTTTAACAACAATTAAAGATTTAAAGAATGCAAAATAAAGGACTGATCAGATTCTTTGCGATCATTTTTGCAATTGTGTGTATCTACCAGCTTACGTACACTTTCATTACCAATAAGGTTGAAAATGATGCAGAAGCTTATGCCGAAAGAGTTGTTGATGCAGACGCTCCCAATTCTTCAACGCTTATCGAGGAAGCTAGAAAAAGATATCTAGATTCTGTCGCGAGCAAGGACGTTTGGGGTGGCTACACGACTTATGCAGGTGCTAAGGATAATGAGCTTAAAAAAGGTCTGGACCTTAAAGGTGGTATCAATGTAATTCTTCAGATTTCTGTTCGTGACCTATTAATAGGAATGGCAGACGGTTCTACTGATGGAGATTTCCGCAATGCACTGGACCGCGCAGATGAGCGCGTCAAGGATGGACAGCAAAGCTACTATGACTACTTCATTGAAGAGTTCAATTCTATTGATGGTGCGCAGTTAGCCTCACCGGATATTTTTGCTAACCAGGAAATGGAAGGCCGTATTGACTTTGACATGTCTAATGGTGATGTTGAGCCAGTTCTAAGAGAAGAGTTACAATCCTATATGGTTAGTGCTTTTGATGTATTGAGAAAGCGTATCGACAAATTTGGTACAACACAGCCTAATATCCAGCAATTGGGTAATACAGGTAGAATCCTGATTGAAATGCCTGGTGAAAGAGATATCAAGCGTGTTGAATCCTTACTTGTTGGGACTGCATTACTAGAGTTCTGGCATGTTTATAAAGCTGGAGAAATTGCTCCTTATTTAGTAGCTGCAGATAGTTACTGGGCAGATAAAATTGCCAGTGAGAAAGGTGATGTAGTTACAGACTCTACTGCGGTAGAAGAAAATGTAGATTCTACTGAAATTCAAACACCTCAAAACGACACTTCTCTTGAAGATCTTTTGAGCGATAATGAAATTGACAGTGAGGATTCTATTTATGAAATTGACGATGCTCAGTATGATGCTAATCCAATACTATCAAGAGTACTAGCTCCTGGAAATGGATCTGGTCCTATCATTGCGACTTTTAGAGCTTCTGATAGACAACTGATTCAAGGGTATCTAAACGATCCACAAGCGAAAGCAAAACTAGATCCTTCCCAGCGTTACGCTATGTTCATCTGGGGACGACCTGAATTGAATGACGAGTTGGGTTATGAGTTGATCGACCTTTATGCAGTTCGTTCTAATGCACAAGGTGAAGCGCCACTTTCTGGTGGAGTAATTACCAACGCAAAACAAGATTATGACATCAACGGTAAAGTTATCGTAAGCATGTCTATGAATAGTGAAGGTGCTAAGATCTGGGAAGAAATGACCACTGAAGCTTTTCAAAATCAAACCCAAGTCGCAGTTGTTTTAGATAGCACTGTTTATAGTGCACCTGGAATCAACGATGGCCCTATTGCTGGAGGTAACAGTCAGATCTCGGGAGATTTTAGTGTTGCAGAGGCAGAAGATCTTGCCACCGT
Protein-coding sequences here:
- a CDS encoding alpha/beta hydrolase-fold protein yields the protein MIRYILTASLLILVSLTCASQKDPGKSYLEKTGVVDILYSEILNENREIYIELPDGFQNNGSQQYPVVYILDGEVLLPTVKNVQSFYSGGFTPEMILVGISNAENRVRDLTTSTINEKYGMPFNEENGKAEAFLQFMEKELIPFIENKYPVTQFRTLIGHSYGGLFTIYSLIHHPELFSNYLAIDPSLDWDDQKLLEESNTKLATQDYKGKSLFMSLNGQLSMLDPEMTLENVVKDSTDFTVFPRSNIAFADMVREHSANELDFDWKFYPRDLHGTIAFPSIMDGMIATFDWYQMENTDKFNSPETSNEELFEIVKYRAQKLEDRFGYQVAPYPEELLTILGDMSLDMEQFEKSKMFLDFSLEYYPESSSPYHFMSKYYESTGDFEKALEFATKAYELNPDDTYKSRMESLKRQ
- a CDS encoding helicase HerA-like domain-containing protein is translated as MSRKEDFVKSIQEGYNPKGASIIMGAAMLDGQAITGSHVKIPLKTMNRHGLIAGATGTGKTKTLQIIAEQLSQHGVPSLLMDIKGDLSGIAAASEGHVKIDERHEMIGLDFKKRSSPTEILTISEQEGVRMRATVSEFGPVLLSRILDVTETQAGIISVVFKYCDDNKLPLLDLRDLKKVLQFATGAGKEEFQAEYGRISTSSTGAIMRKLVELEQQGAELFFGERSFEVKDLVRKDKNGLGYVNVIRLTDIQDRPKLFSTFMLSLLAEIYSTFPEQGDSDRPELVLFIDEAHLIFDNASKALLDQIESIVKLIRSKGIGLYFVTQNPTDIPEGVLSQLGLKVQHALRAFTAKDRKAIKLTAQNYPITEFYDTAEVLTSLGIGEAFISALDEKGRPSPLAATLLRAPESRMDVLTDRELDDLIADSELTDKYNESINRESAEEMLQEKMDKAHEDEIKEKAKKERAKTSSSSSSGRRSTRQNPIIKVLTSATFIRGVLGILGKAMK
- a CDS encoding DUF6588 family protein produces the protein MKKYIVTLAILISFNLSKAQDGISDVLAAGVEAAALFTNSYTEPAAEAFSYNLSAGWYDDARVLPKGKFNFIVRAQATFSKDEDKSFLLDPLVYQDIIQNSYDNTNNPPADVTVTFGDDSTTPRLIATALGQNDPSQSLVIITRDRTTGIQTDRSVIELPQGLGDAGVDVVPSAFIQAGFGLGAGLELKARFVPRTQIDEAEIAIYGGAIQWQVSDVLDKNDVLPVEVSVLAGYSVLDAMYDFEDGAVVDGEDQRLETKSGSLTLSLIAGTDFKVLNFYGGVNFNAGTTETDLLGTYTVRSSGSIFPIGQTFEDPISVKTDVSSMLGTVGTKLTLGFFQINAGYTFGEFDTLNGAIAFKF
- a CDS encoding alpha/beta fold hydrolase codes for the protein MINKAVPKLYGFYFNTVSVFSKEKAGKLALGVFSYPRAGKIQPFQNEFLDTARKQKLITEEGFIQLYHWKGNGKTILLIHGWESNSWRWKYLIEPLQKLDYNIISIDAPAHGASTGTDFNAVKYSREIKKVMDLFHPEIVIAHSVGAMATVYQESKNPHTYLEKLVLLGGPDRFDKIMRGYQRLTGFNDKVYHGMDDLLYKYYGFHISDFNTADFVKDIDAEVLLVHSEQDAIVSYKSMASIAAGLKNATTYTSKTGGHSLHTPEVVDQILAFL
- the gyrB gene encoding DNA topoisomerase (ATP-hydrolyzing) subunit B: MSEDNKKNYGADQIQALEGMEHVRMRPSMYIGDVGTRGLHHLVYEVVDNSIDEALAGHCDNIEVIINENNSVTVTDDGRGIPVDIHKKEGVSALQVVMTKIGAGGKFDKDSYKVSGGLHGVGVSCVNALSDHLKATVYRDGKIYEQEYERGKAMYPVREAGTTDKRGTVITFLPDRSIFQQTVEYNYVTLANRLRELSFLNKGIRIVLIDRRVKDENGNIIEEVFQSEEGLKEFIRFLDDTRHPIIADVISMEGEKNDIPVEVAMIYNDSYSENLHSYVNNINTHEGGTHLSGFRRGLTTTLKKYADASGLLDKLKFDVSGDDFREGLTAIISVKVQEPQFEGQTKTKLGNREVTSAVSQAVSQMLEDYLEENPADAKTIVQKVILAATARHAARKAREMVQRKTVMSGGGLPGKLSDCSETDPEICEVFLVEGDSAGGTAKMGRDRNFQAIMPLRGKILNVEKAMQHKVFENEEIRNIYTALGVTIGTEEDSKALNLDKLRYHKVVIMCDADIDGSHIATLILTFFFRYMRELVEKGYIYIATPPLYLLKKGSKKRYAWSNKERDEINEEFGGSAAIQRYKGLGEMNADQLWDTTMNPEFRTLRQITIESLPEADRVFSMLMGDEVPPRREFIEKNAIYANIDA
- a CDS encoding DUF2911 domain-containing protein — protein: MKILIPFFSLLFISQLTTAQDLAFTGLDKSPLDVVMYRGDDQAAIARIIYSRPAKKDRVVFGKLVPYGQVWRTGANEATEVTFYKDVIINDETIEAGTYSIFTVPDEDQWKFILNGQTTQWGTRYDNQYDVFTTEMNVSSAPETIENFSIRIIEEIDGGTIFMGWDDRIASLHFDVASED
- a CDS encoding Rho termination factor N-terminal domain-containing protein, whose translation is MGRPSIKNEEQYDALRDKGYSQEKAARIANTPDSGKKGGNAEKYEERTKDELYEQAKKVGIDGRSKMNKQELINALRNN
- a CDS encoding 7-carboxy-7-deazaguanine synthase QueE; its protein translation is MKETIENKVNAGLMLPLMEEFYTIQGEGFHTGTAAYFIRIGGCDVGCHWCDVKESWNAETHPPTSIEQIVDHADKWSKTIVITGGEPLTWNMQPLTRALKDRDMTVHIETSGAYPLTGIWDWICLSPKKIKMPVPEIYKKANELKVIVYNKNDFAFAKAESQKVSANCQLFLQPEWSVREKMIPLITEFVMENPEWRVSLQTHKYLNIP